CGATAcaaccttttatatgggctggcgacagtggctcttacgcattgggttggtatggccttttatatgggctttatttttcccttgttAAGGACATTTTTTTaattgtgtttgcctgactctttgaCGGTTcgataaaaaacctcgattgtgagtcgttatgtggCGATGATTGAGTACCTCAGGAGGTTTCACTCGGTGGTTGAATATTTCGAAGCCTATAATTCggagttgacatggtcgaagctcttttgcctatgtcgagggtagcctatttaattggttcttttcgaagtactttcaaagtaattgaaggcctgtgattttatagcgatggcCAGGCGTCTccaagtcgcgttagtttggctggtacagccttgtgaccatagtcattgtgtttggccggagcctttcagtccccaAGTGAAATtgtttcggcgtctatatcgagggtatgctttttagtggtcttacaagttcgaatatatagccttaactttgaggTCGATATAATGcctttttgtaaggtcttataatttttacatgcctttgatgTCTTACtattttggttacttggtacaagtatggttcatgccttgcttgaggtcttacaatttttgttacttggtacaagtatggctCATGCCttgattgaggtcttacagtttttggtGTTGCCTTATAAATGTCTTGCGGGGTCGAGGTTGCCCgtatggggtcttatggcctcggcaGTCCCCGAGACATTGAAAGTTTTCTTGGCTCTAGAGCCATTTTTGTAAACTTATcgttgccttattgagggctgAGGAGCTTAAAGCTTCTGACCGGGGGTCATACGGTTTCgagtttttgacgccagtccccgagtgttcgggacgttctTGTCTTTTGGAGCCATTTTCGTAACCTTGATGTTGCCTTACTGAGGGCTTACAAGTTTGAAgcttccgacccggaggtcatacgGCTTCGAGTTTTTTTTACGTCAGTCCCCAAGTGTTCGAGATATTTTTTGTTCTGGAGTTGTTTTTGTAAAAAATACTGGAATCCTTTGAAATGCAAAATGCTTTGATGGaggggaaagtattctttgattacttggtacaagtatacacgtcTTTGCTGTCAAGGGCTCGATTATTCTATACGGACACAGTtcttttgaccgtttggcccggtacatcattttcctatcgagactcCAATTAGCACATCTTGGCTTCTCCAAGGAGGTGACCTTCCAGGGGAtgcccccccagtattcgaggttgaatgAAGAGAAGACTttaatacttgttgagtcttacTTAGGTTatatatggatgttgcctcgttaaaaaccttaccagtaaaacccttcttgggataaaaacttggttgaaagaaaagagtgcaacgtatgctttcgGAACCTAAGGCGTTCAAGTTGGAAAGCGCTTTGGCTATTTCGATTGGATACCTGCACACAGGTTAGTGTAAAATGTAATTAATAAGGGAGACGATTATACCTTAGTGCCGATGGCGCCTTGGGCCTCAATATGCTTTGATAGTTTGTTCTGAGGACGCGACACTATACTTTGCTTGTCTTGTTCGGGTATAGCTGAGAATGCATCTCGTGATCGCTATTTCATTGTTTGTTTATCCTTTGGCTCCCTCGACGGTAGAGGTATTGGTgccggtgccacatcgtgcataGCAAACATCTCTTTtactgcatgttgttccccgtagatagTTTTTATCTCGTCCTTTGTCAGAAATTTCATTATTTGATGGAGGGTAGATGGTactactctcatgcagtgtatctaCATCCTTCCGAGCAacgcgttgtacctcatgtctccttcaatgacatggaatttggcattttggataGTGTTGACCACGTTGACCGAGAGGGTaatttcccctttcgttgttttGCTTGCCTTGTTGAACCTGTTGAGGACTCGATAGGTAGGCACGATCTattcaagcagtccgagctgctccaccaccctcgacctgataatattggtcgAGCTACTTGGATCCACAAGTATACGTTTAATTTTAATTGTATTTACAcgaaaagagattaccagtgcatcattttGAGGctaagacaaggtctcgatgtcctcatcaCTAAATGTGGGAGTGTCCATGGGTATGTAACCTCGTGTTCACTTTCCCTGgtaatggatatttttgttctcctgACCGTTGGTTCTTGTGGATCATCGATGCCTcctaagatcatgtggatgacatgttgtggctcgccTGTTTTattcttcttggtcgcctctctttcctgGAACTGATTTCTGGCTCGGTCGCTAAtaaattctcgaaggtgaccttTGTTGAGTAGTCGAGCCACTTCTTCCTGGAGTTGTCGGCAGTcctcggtcctatgaccgtgCGTGTAGTGAAATTCACATGCTAAGTTTTTGTTCCattgcgaaggatctgattgtatagGCCTTGGCCACCTGGCGTCTCTAATTTTACTAATGGCAAATACGATGTTTGAAatgtcgacgttgaagttgtattccgacaagcagGGTGCCTCCGTCGGCCCTATGTGCCTATTGAATCCAACTCTGCTAACAAGTCCCCGAAAATTCTGGCCTCGATCCATCCTTCGGTCATTGCAGGATATGTTGCGCCTCGGGGCATTCCTTCTATCCTCAGCGTATGGTTGGTAtgtttctttgtttgattttggcTTCTTTGCCGGAAGCCTACtaggatataccgagcccgaggagactcctagttggtcgtctttgactttgatctttgattggtatcggttgtggacgtccgaccaagtcacggcgggataCTCGACTAAGTACTGCTTCAGCTGCAATGAAGCTAACGAGTTTCGctcattcaaaccttgagtgaaggcctgcactgcccaatcATCGGaaactggtggtagttccattcgttccatttgaaagcgagatacgaactcttgcagcatctcgttctccctttgcttgattttgaaaacgtcagatttccttgtagcTACATTGATGGGACCAGCATGTGACTTTATGAAGGAATATGCTAGCATGGTAAATGAATTTATCGAGTTTGGGGCCATGTTGTGTTACCACATCATCTCCCCTTTCGAGAACGTCTCTTCGAACTTTTTTAGTAAGACGgcttcgatctcgtcgtcctttaggtcattgcccttcactgcacaagtgtaagcaaggacgtgctcgttggggtccgaggttccattATACTTCGGAAGGTTgggcattttaaacttctttggaataggttTTGGGGCCACTTCCTGTGGTATCGGTTTttgtacgaacttctttgaatctacacccttcaagATCAGGGGTGCACCTGGAATTTGATtgaccctagaattgtaggtttccaccttcttgtcgttggcttctatcttcttctcccctgactcaatcctctttgtgaggtcctcgaccATCTTTATGATGGCGGGGTTGGCTGCCGACCCAttattgcttgatctttctggtGCCTGCTCGGCTTGGGGAGCCATTTCTGGAGCTACCGtactgggagttttctggtggctTTATGGATGGACAAttgccaactgttgtgcctgtaacatattcaaaaataacgtgaaggctaacctctcatTCTTCCCTAGCTGGGGTTTTccgagcttcttgttggtctccttggctTACgttcctgttagtgtgggagcttatatcgacgtgttgggaaTCGCTGACACCACATCCACGGGGATTGGCTCCGGTATGCCTTCGGGGTTTAGTAGTGGTGCACCAATACCTggaacaactacaccattctctccatggtcctcaagaccgttgttttcatatgcatttattgagttagacattttgtcctaaaatcaaagattcttggacaagaaaaagcgtgaaagataacttgtgttatgtagtaaaccatcaagaaaacaatcactattatttttatccccacggtgggaaccaaattatttaccttgaaaatggtaataacaattagatttgattttgtggttctaaaaaggAAGAAGATGGTAGAGTATTAATGGAAGATGCCCAGATTTAGAGGAGATGTCAGACTTACTTTTAGAAAATCTTGAACGAAGAAGGTGATCGGGATATTGCGCTAGGCAAATTGGAGCATTTCGAGAGTCACCGTGACTATAGGTACTGCAGGCGTATCAAGGTTGAGGAGGTCATGGGAGCTAtacgtaagatgagtaggggcagagCGACCGGGCCAGACGAGATTTCGATTTTATTTTGGAAGTTTGTAGGGAGAGCAAGTTTGGTGTGGTtgactgggttgtttaatgttatttttaaggagAAGAAGATGTCAGATGAGTAGAGGTGGAGTACGATAGTTCCATTTTATAcaaacaaaggtgatatccagagttgtaacaattataggggtatcaaattactgagtcataccatgaaaatGTGGGAGAGGGTGGTTGAAGCAATGGTAAGGATGATAATGTCTGTATCCGATAACCTGTTCGGGTTCATGCCGAGTCATTCAACTATTGAAGCTATACATCCTGTTAGGTGGTTGGTGGAActatatagagagagaaagaaggatatgcacatggtgtttattgacctagagaaagcgtatgacaaggttcctagagaagttctctaGAGATGCTTAGAGGCAAAAGATGTGTCGGTTCCGTACATtatggcgattaaggacatgtatgctTGGGCAAAGACTCGATTTTGGACAGTAGGAGGCGATTCTGATCATTTCCGGTTGAAATGGGATTACACCAAGGTTCTGCCTTCAGTCCGTTTTTGTTCTCCCTAGTGCTGGACGCGTTAACACACCATATTCAAAGGGAGGTGCCATAGCTGGAGTGATAGGCTGTAGGTTTGGAGATAGGCTATTGAGTCTAAGGGTATCAAGATGAGCAGGATGAAGACGGAATtcctggagtgtaagttcagcacTGAGCCGGGGGAAGTGGACGTGGATGTGAGGCAtgaatcacaggtcatcccaagtagaggcaacatcaagtaccttgggtcagttatccaAGAGGGAGGGGAGATGTCACGACCGAAGCCGATGGACCACGATGGGCACctgtaccttactcaatcgagtaccaacgtaacgtaacTTTCTTATTACaatatcatatacacatgacatacaggcctaataggccaacatgattatttataaactcaaaacatcgaccgacaaggctgtacaatctttcacgtacacgacatatgtctacaagcctctaagagtacataaatatcataaaggccgggacagagtcccgccataccaaacaatacacgtctaaatcataccagccaaacaagaaacttcgaagcaaatggagcgcaccaacatcattcgctgagctgatagcctacttggagggctctcaacctgtctatcgggacctgcgggcatgaaatataGCATCCCTAGGAAAAAGGGGCGTTAGTATGAAAAatataccaagtatgtaaggcacataaataagtacataacagacatggaagaaatatagagtacttgactcaacctgtaaatctgaataactctctaaatcatgaaatacttttagcatcattcatatgcgtatgaatgtcatgtcgtgcatggGTACATGTCTCATGGCATCATTAGCCTcagagggcatcccatcatatcatacggccactgtgggaaaaatcatcaacgtataccaactgatcaggtggtggtgcatatataacaccataccctcttcccatatcccatatacataaacatacatatatacgcatatataacgttgtttgaatcatatttcagccactgtgggcaacatcatcatcatataccaactgatcaggtagtggtgcgtatataacgctgtaaacttttcccatatctcatatacatatatttacatatatacgcgaatataactccatctggtcatgggtcaatgcacatgtatgaaatgcatgaaaaatacgtaataaaatctttcggagcttcataagaccattttgcctttgagtaatatcataagtaaactcttttcaactttcgtatttttttgagacccatgaacagatgataaaatattatgacacacgaaaattcaagaacatagatatctctaatacttctatgaatagagtcattcatggaatttgtgcattttgacgtttcatttgtatcgtacggatcatgccaaaagaaagaagggatagccttaacatacctagagtaggaacGAATCCGTATAATTATCCCGTTAGAAActttcgtggattgaacttagaacccaaaaatcggattaagcttctgcgTTTTGAAATTGATGAACAAATCAACTTCTGCTTCTTTGAAATCACTTGAACTAAATTGCTCCTTTACCAACATTTTTGGAATGATAATTAGGCTTCCAAGGTTTCCTTCCTAAGATTCATGGGTCTTAGTATATCCTAAGATTCATGGTTGTTAGTATATTTGAATTGCTTTCTTTCCATTTTGAAGGAAAGAACGTAATGTTCTTATCAGAGACTTTATTAAGTCTCATGACTTGACTCTTACAATATTAAGATCTTGTCCCTAGATGGCCACATAAGGAAATGTGACTCTTAGTCACTTCTTTCTTATGTGATCAGCTGCCACGTTTTGGGTGGTGATAGTTATAATtccttatccacttattagttaaccgagtaatgtcctgttacccggtaattaatcaattacccacataatttaaaaagattatctcaaattacttaaaattctacttatttttaaaatacttcatatatactttatatattatactaccatagtcatatggtaccttacatggtactagttcaAAATTATTGAGTATTATCGcacgacccgtattttattccaaagtgaccactttcaacgaaattcgttttctttaatccgtgtaccctcttattcttcataacacttatttattgcttgatataaaTAGCTTAAGTATGTTAACGTCAaaatgatctcatccccgagtcttacatcggttaactgaaaatgaaattttaacatacaatacttcagggtgcaacatcatcgtaacttaatattgTGAAACGcgacatcaccataatgtaataccgCGGGATGcgacatctcacttccgggctctcattaatttatttatggcatattttcacgtaagaaaatatggggtgtaacatcattccctcctttggaacattcgtcctcgaatgttgactgatgcttatcgttctcatatcccatagcttttgcgaatactttagtagttttctttccatctaggcaactgttctgtgaataagtccaaatatcagggtattcccccctttaggcctctttcccacgccatgacttgtgatcaaaTTCCTTCTAATCTCATAACTGTTGTTACCTCCCATCATGCAGcttctacgatactgaccttgtaagtgtgcttaTGTGACTCTCCTATCCTTTTTCCTCTAGTTTTTAGCCAATCCTGAAGTTCTTCTctttttgtcgaacttacgaatattgttgTCTCTTATTTTATAGAtgtggttatccattcgtatgactttactgcatctacataggtcatactatatcATAACTCTTACCTCGACTTCTTTTTACTAAGGTTTGCTACCAAATCccaggttactttcattgcttatcccatacgtataaatctatgtcctctaatgcttccacattactgttcatcttaagcaTTACGGCCTAATCActtctcatactttataacttttatccacccattgttgattcacctcaattttgatccataatccacccctgataacttaaccttttatgtaatattgctgctaggattcacgttttatcgaggaacatctgaaatgattagattgatccacctggggtGATACCCTGCTTTCATAATCATATCTCatggcatcccaatgtgattttccttacgtgggtattttaatcctttccaattcatgagatccctttctgTTATTCGttagatcattactcaatcgaagacCCAAAAGTTATTTTTTTCTATAATAATTACACCATCATTCTATTAACAGGGCAACATTCTATCTCTTCTAAATGTTATTAGCcttagactcatttgagttcatttaggctatactgaactttctataacttagagaaaccattagctttcttgttttcatgggtttttaatcccgaggacttatccattctcgtcaccctttcacttgcctttcctcatccttactaaTGTTTCGTTAtaactttgtcgctctactattctttagcttgggacctatacatatctatttattctATTCGtggccttccttcaacttgcttgcaccatatatttccttatgttgttctggaacatcaagcgagacatcatatcgtctctaactatcctttactctcataatcaggattttcgatacctagaccataggctggaagatatgctactgacgcTGCTGCAATCATTCTTGGATATTGAATCCTCACTCTTATagacttctatccgaagtatggattattcacgatcttctgcctttgagtatctcgtacgttgttcacctttaccttacttaccttaaaattttgcatcgtatcttctatctctttcatgaccttcccTCCACATGGGTATAATTCATGTCCATaatttgaagctctattataatactcgcacctctgctaCATACACTATCTaatgggagcttcgtactgacttctcaTGAGGCTGGTAGTTCTTCTAACTGGTtttcttgtagagccattatagattatagtTGTTATATTATTTCTCTTGGacatctaatattaagagtgattctgtcatgttctcaagcacaacttctataatttttctaggtccaataatcagactcttgatttacttgggtgatgtgatTCTTTAGCTGCCTCTTCTTtccgatcagcctttatgtaggattaagctatcttccaatctgcggctcatggtattagttattactttagcactccatggatgctatggaatatccatgatacaaacTTCTAATTCATTcttttgtctatgacctgggctcaattcttttttttaacttataccgaaATCTTTTACGGTTGTATGAATGTTAACATATATGCTGTATGTATAAAAATCTAAactcttaagtgcattcataaaGTCACCAACTCggaatcattgatcaaataattcctttcgttccttctcagctttcttttaACGTAAACTATTACCTTTCATGATCTTTCTTCCcccttgttgcatgcatacttagcttatcttagctcCCACGTATGCCGGAATTTTCGTACAACTCATATAATCATcgaatatttcttttgatttttacttcccaTTCACTAGCCATGTTAGATCCCTCTTTCTTATGGAGGacgtacaatgttgttgtgaaactGTTATTACAAGACCATTTTCtctaggtcattgtgcttaggttgaagccttcttcctcatttccaTAGCTAATccttcattgtagtacttagggaggatcctctaactcttgtaaagatgcgagcttattatatcatattttcgatagaatttttgatgttcgtgctcacttgtaattatccttagttacttacctccacactcaTCTGCTCTTACGACTACTTCTGAACTAAAGTTTTTActgccttcctagtggcactttcttttatccctgtaatactcatacagtacctttaactaccccaactattgtttgaatatatctcaagtattataatgatattctttgaggctgaattctccatgttgggttttactatgtttatcttacatcaTCTGATGACTTGTCTGTAACCCcatgtttagccataactagTATCTTTCTCACCAATTACTAACtattcgttggcccattctcatgtcaatattcctcgtaatttttcttgggttatttcctttgtcttaacttacgtctcgcactggctccttatttattaataactgCTCGGGCAAGAACCTTTACTTTATCTCCTTGacatcgtgcttgcacaatattcttgaatcgtagcatatctgtaagatttggataagtgacatctcattcctctttcatttatcacattcttcctttaccattccatagtcaccagaaccacttaattctgacataatgtcacatcactccatattcatCCCTCTAGGGGTGTAATAagagctgaagccacgaggatctacctatagatggtttacctcttcatctttggtgttGTTTCTCGACATCAATGATACTTACTCGCCTTGTGGCAATCTTTctataccaaggatgacaaattcccttactcgtgagggtgacacttaatgtaactggcaCATAATTCCCTTAAACTTAACTTTGATCcccttgcttgctttagggaaacgtcctcctaaatgaccattctctgaattttcCATGAATCTTCTTTTATTGTCCATTCTATTCTTGCCGGAACacgatctgaaattctcatgatgccggcCGTTATCATATCACTCAGCCCCTAATTCATATTTTGTTTATCTGATTTACCAGTCCATATTAATTCCTACTACtctgggtctaacttttcctcttggtaatcgcgctagagttgcaaacttatttctcaaaatgaggatatgactttatggcctatattctttcattgtctcaaggcctgtcatctTTTGTCTTTCCCTTCACTTGACTGTAAATTATGTAATACTGTCATCATTGTTTTTGACCTATCTTTATCATCCGtatatcatatcttactcataatgcttcgttaactctcttcttatctcccgctaattatctatgtctactgctttattctaaaaactcgaacaaaacattcttttgccTTTGGCTCCCCTTGTTCCATCCCTTGGCTCTTTcaattgcctaacattctttctttactgggTGTGGGAGCCATACTAAGTTAATATTTATtacttcaaggcttccagtggtCATGTCtagctttaatattttagggtgcaccatctaggtgtctcacgagGAGATCTACTAGAACACTTGCAATAccctttggaaatgtcaactaacacattcaatccattcactattttggtttactctaaccccagccaggtCCTGATgttcctgtcacacctcctttttactaccccccgGAAGGGggcatataagggagttttttccaacttaaagtgacaatcgaaacgggattatttttattaaaaattcagagtcgccacttgggatagttttatggtgtcccaagtcaccggttcaaatctcgaatcgaggaaaagattgactctgttttacagtctgcgaacacagaaatccaggtaagaaaGTCTGTTAAcatgggagaaggtgttaggcattcccgagttctgtggttctagcacggtcgctcaactgttacacttggcctattatctgattttagtacatgctTTAGCCTATGGTttgattttaactttataactgcttttattcatgtttaggaagattgcaacgtcatttaaaatatgtcttgaaccacgtcacataaatacactcgtagtccgcaacacattttatataacgttgttgagatttggatttgggtcacataaatgtgcacccgagtttaagaaggtaaattatcaaaataacgcgcctaaatcAACTACGCAccttcaagtttgcgagggccatggaaattcactAAGTGGCACGCCTCAGATTCTAAAGATCAAAACAtaattaattaaacgagggccataCAATTGTCATTtgtttggcacggcgcacctcagTTCCAATTCTAATAGGGAATTCAAACAAAGTtttggagggccataaactatttttattgtctaatatggcacacctccaaTCTACTTTTAAAAGAGTCAAAGTTAATTAAGAAAAAGCCTCAAGGACTTCAAAGGGCCTTTTATACCAAAGCTTAAACTTACATTGCAGCCTAAGTGATTAAATGTCTGCTTCCTTTTCAGATATGGTCCCAAGGGAGACAAATAACTCATTGTAAGTGTTATGAAACTACTGGTTTTAAATGACTTGAACTAGGCCCCAAAAGAGGGCCTAATTCGGAAACATGGCGCAATGGCAAAGCAGGACTCAGGATCGAGTTCCTGTAGCAACACAACCATCACACAGTCAAGGAATTAAATGATCCCAAATCGATGCTTTCAACATTAAAAGTTGCAGGAGACACATTGTCATGCTGATTCAAATTCGGGCAGTATACTATTAACAGATTGCATAGACTATTTCATCATTTAGTCCATACATTTGAATTTTCAACAAAGAGAGCAATTCTTAAAAGGACTTTATACATATGCTGAGTTCTGATTTCACATTAGCACACTTAAATAACCTCATAGTTTCAACTTGTTAAAATAAATATGAGAAGAACTAGACTAGGTCGTGACATTCCTAACACGAAACCAAAATTGACGTCTCTTTGAAATTCCTCATGGAAACAGAATCCTTACACGAACCAAAG
This genomic stretch from Nicotiana sylvestris chromosome 9, ASM39365v2, whole genome shotgun sequence harbors:
- the LOC138877463 gene encoding uncharacterized protein — encoded protein: MLAYSFIKSHAGPINVATRKSDVFKIKQRENEMLQEFVSRFQMERMELPPVSDDWAVQAFTQGLNERNSLASLQLKQYLVEYPAVTWSDVHNRYQSKIKVKDDQLGVSSGSVYPSRLPAKKPKSNKETYQPYAEDRRNAPRRNISCNDRRMDRGQNFRGLVSRVGFNRHIGPTEAPCLSEYNFNVDISNIVFAISKIRDARWPRPIQSDPSQWNKNLACEFHYTHGHRTEDCRQLQEEVARLLNKGHLREFISDRARNQFQEREATKKNKTGEPQHVIHMILGGIDDPQEPTVRRTKISITRESEHEVTYPWTLPHLVMRTSRPCLSLKMMHW